Part of the Chloroflexota bacterium genome is shown below.
GGCGGCCCGCAAGGCCTCTTCGATACGTGCCAGATCGACTTGGGTGGCATCGTAAGTGAGCCTTACCCATTTGAAGGCCGAGCTAACCCCCACCTCGTTCACCCCGGGCAGGGCAGACAAGACCCGGCGCACAGCCATAGCGTGATGATCAGCATAAATTGACGGTACTCTCAATGTAATCTTCTCCAACGGTTATACCCCTTTAAGGCGTTCAGAAACGCTTCTCAAATCCTCAAATCCTCTTTTCTTTTGGGGATTATAGGGTGGAAATCGAGATTATGGAACACCCTCAGACCCCCGGCCGAGCAGACCTATCCCTCGGCAGCCCCAATTTTCAGCCCCCTCTATAGACACAGTCTTGACCTGGGACAACGT
Proteins encoded:
- a CDS encoding heavy-metal-associated domain-containing protein — its product is MEKITLRVPSIYADHHAMAVRRVLSALPGVNEVGVSSAFKWVRLTYDATQVDLARIEEALRAAGYDPAEEETVATIPATKGDPAWPSLGLRVTQTNILDLQMSGEFRKY